Proteins encoded in a region of the Prochlorothrix hollandica PCC 9006 = CALU 1027 genome:
- a CDS encoding LL-diaminopimelate aminotransferase has translation MVRINDNYLKLKAGYLFPEIARRVNSFAQANPDAPIIKLGIGDVTEPLPEACRSAMIQAVEDMGDRDRFKGYGPEQGYGWLREKIAAHDFQGRGCDVDASEIFISDGSKCDNGNILDILGADNTIAVTDPVYPVYVDTNVMAGHTGEADDSGKYGGLVYLPMSAANDFVAPLPDRPVDLIYLCFPNNPTGAVASRETLQTWVDYARAHGSLILFDAAYESYITDPAIPHSIYEVEGARECAIEFRSFSKNAGFTGTRCALTVVPKSLRGTTSDGTLTDLWSLWNRRQSTKFNGVSYIIQRGAEAVYSEAGQDQIQTLIAFYLENARIIREKLQSVGITVYGGVNAPYVWVQTPGGLSSWDFFDQLLHTCHVVGTPGSGFGSAGEGYFRISAFNSRANVEEAMARITAKFA, from the coding sequence ATGGTTCGCATCAACGATAACTATCTCAAACTCAAAGCCGGATACCTGTTTCCGGAAATTGCCCGCCGAGTCAATAGTTTTGCCCAGGCCAACCCCGATGCCCCCATTATCAAACTAGGTATCGGCGATGTCACTGAACCCCTGCCGGAAGCGTGCCGCAGTGCCATGATCCAGGCGGTGGAGGACATGGGCGATCGCGATCGCTTCAAAGGCTATGGTCCCGAACAGGGTTATGGTTGGCTGCGGGAAAAAATTGCGGCCCATGATTTCCAAGGCCGGGGTTGTGACGTGGATGCGTCTGAAATCTTTATTTCCGACGGTTCTAAGTGTGATAACGGCAATATTTTAGATATTTTGGGGGCGGATAATACGATCGCCGTCACCGATCCCGTCTACCCCGTTTATGTGGACACCAACGTGATGGCGGGACACACCGGCGAGGCCGATGATAGCGGTAAATATGGGGGGCTGGTCTATTTGCCCATGTCCGCTGCCAATGATTTTGTGGCTCCCCTGCCCGATCGCCCCGTCGATTTGATCTATCTTTGCTTTCCCAATAACCCCACCGGAGCCGTAGCCAGCCGGGAAACCCTCCAAACCTGGGTTGACTATGCCCGCGCCCACGGTTCCCTGATTCTCTTTGATGCGGCCTATGAAAGCTACATTACGGATCCCGCCATTCCCCATTCCATTTATGAAGTTGAAGGGGCGCGGGAGTGCGCGATCGAGTTTCGGTCTTTTTCCAAAAATGCCGGATTTACGGGAACCCGCTGCGCCCTGACCGTTGTTCCCAAATCGCTGCGGGGCACCACCAGCGATGGCACCCTGACGGATCTCTGGTCCCTGTGGAACCGTCGCCAGTCCACCAAATTTAATGGCGTGTCCTACATTATCCAGCGGGGAGCCGAAGCGGTTTATTCCGAGGCAGGTCAAGATCAAATCCAGACCCTGATTGCGTTTTATCTGGAAAATGCCCGCATCATTCGGGAAAAACTGCAATCGGTGGGCATTACGGTTTATGGCGGTGTCAATGCCCCCTATGTCTGGGTTCAAACCCCTGGGGGTCTCAGCAGTTGGGACTTCTTTGATCAATTGCTGCACACCTGCCATGTGGTGGGAACCCCTGGTTCTGGCTTTGGGTCCGCAGGGGAAGGTTATTTCCGCATTTCCGCCTTTAATAGTCGTGCCAATGTGGAGGAAGCCATGGCCCGCATCACCGCCAAGTTTGCTTAA
- a CDS encoding sensor histidine kinase, whose protein sequence is MISSSPSPATALLTAALAHIDEGLLILTPEAEVTYLNNLGAEFLGTTPASLQGHCLWDVMPQIPQDFPEFYDTYQRVLADRFPLTLDDYQLYSPQMLHLRFVPWDSQVLVYCRDITIQKQAQMELQYYSTRDELLVAIDQRIHQSLNLNEILQTAVEEIRQFLDADRALIYSVNAKAEPIELLAQSCADNLRIIPTLNPIPEGTTAIAPSPEPDLPPPIPPKSCVSVPIFQNQQRWGVLTVQQWDDSREWHMVEIHVLEELANRIAAAIQQSQLHSRVQDLNVVLEQRVQERTAQLEQAIAWEAMLKRITDRVRDSLDENQILEQAVKELATVLNMGSCNAALYNREQGTSTIYYEFVITMPTSQGHVAKMTDYPEIYNQLLQSQYFQFCSITPNPLRGHVAMLACPIFDDGGVLGDLWLVNHAEHAFEEAEIRFVQQAATQCAIALRQAKLYQSSQAQVAKLEEINRLKDEFLSTVSHELRTPMTNLKMAIRMLGLAIQQQQQTWSKLTLAPTPMVLRIQAKIDHYLSILKQECDREIQLINDLLDLQRLENGAQGLQVEPLDPSTWLPQQVQSFDDRARERQQTLHLHIAPNLPSLHTDRANLEGIVAELLNNACKYTPPGEHITLQAQLLPRDRLQIQVTNSGATISPLEQQRIFDKFYRIPSNDPWKQGGTGLGLALVQQRIQRLGGKIHVSSDDRQTCFTLELGLQPPWSDRTDHPTTTITADLES, encoded by the coding sequence GTGATCTCGTCGTCCCCTTCCCCCGCCACTGCCCTCCTCACCGCTGCCTTAGCCCATATAGACGAAGGGCTATTGATTCTCACCCCTGAAGCTGAGGTAACCTACCTGAATAACCTGGGTGCTGAGTTTTTAGGAACCACCCCCGCCAGCCTCCAAGGCCACTGTCTCTGGGATGTGATGCCCCAGATCCCCCAGGATTTCCCTGAATTTTACGACACCTATCAGCGGGTATTAGCCGATCGTTTCCCCCTCACCCTAGACGATTACCAACTCTATTCCCCCCAAATGTTGCACCTCCGTTTTGTGCCCTGGGACAGTCAAGTATTGGTCTATTGCCGAGATATCACGATACAGAAACAGGCTCAAATGGAATTGCAATACTATTCCACCCGTGACGAACTCCTAGTGGCCATTGATCAACGGATTCACCAATCCCTGAACCTCAATGAAATTTTGCAGACGGCAGTGGAAGAAATTCGCCAGTTTCTGGATGCCGATCGCGCCTTAATTTACAGCGTCAATGCCAAAGCTGAACCCATCGAACTCCTAGCCCAGTCCTGTGCCGATAATTTGCGGATCATCCCCACCCTGAACCCTATCCCAGAAGGTACAACCGCGATCGCCCCCAGTCCCGAACCGGACCTCCCCCCCCCCATCCCCCCAAAATCCTGCGTCTCCGTGCCCATTTTCCAGAATCAACAGCGCTGGGGTGTCCTCACCGTGCAGCAATGGGACGATAGCAGGGAATGGCACATGGTGGAGATCCATGTCCTGGAAGAACTCGCCAACCGCATTGCCGCCGCCATTCAGCAATCCCAACTCCATAGTCGAGTGCAGGATCTAAACGTGGTGCTAGAACAACGGGTCCAAGAACGCACCGCCCAACTGGAACAGGCCATCGCCTGGGAAGCCATGCTCAAACGCATCACCGATCGGGTGCGGGACAGCCTGGATGAAAACCAAATCCTGGAACAGGCCGTCAAGGAATTAGCCACCGTCCTCAACATGGGCAGTTGCAATGCCGCCCTCTATAACCGGGAACAGGGCACCTCCACCATCTACTACGAATTCGTCATCACCATGCCCACCTCCCAGGGTCATGTGGCCAAGATGACCGACTACCCCGAAATTTATAACCAGCTCCTCCAATCCCAATACTTCCAGTTTTGTTCCATCACCCCCAACCCATTGCGGGGCCATGTGGCCATGCTCGCCTGTCCGATTTTTGATGATGGGGGAGTGCTGGGGGATCTGTGGCTGGTGAATCACGCGGAACATGCCTTTGAAGAGGCGGAAATTCGGTTTGTGCAACAGGCAGCCACCCAATGCGCCATCGCCCTGCGCCAAGCCAAGCTTTACCAATCATCCCAAGCCCAAGTCGCCAAACTAGAAGAAATTAACCGCCTCAAGGATGAGTTCCTGAGTACGGTGTCCCATGAGCTACGCACCCCCATGACCAACCTCAAAATGGCCATCCGGATGCTGGGGTTAGCCATCCAACAGCAACAACAGACGTGGAGCAAGCTGACCCTGGCACCAACCCCCATGGTCCTGCGGATCCAAGCAAAAATAGACCACTACCTCAGCATTCTGAAACAGGAATGCGATCGCGAGATCCAACTCATTAACGATCTCCTCGATCTGCAACGGCTGGAGAACGGTGCCCAGGGGCTGCAAGTTGAACCCCTAGATCCCAGCACCTGGCTACCCCAGCAGGTGCAAAGTTTTGACGATCGCGCGCGGGAACGTCAACAAACCCTCCACCTCCACATCGCCCCCAACCTCCCCAGCCTCCACACCGATCGGGCCAACCTCGAAGGGATCGTGGCCGAACTGCTCAACAACGCCTGTAAATACACCCCCCCCGGCGAACACATCACCCTCCAAGCCCAGCTTCTCCCCCGCGATCGCCTCCAGATCCAAGTCACCAACTCCGGCGCAACCATTTCCCCCCTAGAACAACAGCGCATCTTCGACAAGTTTTATCGCATCCCCAGCAACGACCCCTGGAAACAGGGCGGCACAGGCTTGGGCCTCGCCCTCGTGCAACAAAGGATCCAACGACTGGGGGGAAAGATCCACGTCAGCAGCGACGATCGCCAAACCTGCTTTACCCTCGAACTGGGTCTTCAGCCTCCCTGGAGCGATCGCACCGACCACCCCACCACCACAATCACCGCAGACCTGGAATCC
- a CDS encoding DUF3007 family protein has product MRRIDAIGIGLGLLLGGGVLYLVFQQLGYDSINAGLWSQGLLVVGLLGWVGTYLFRVATQTMTYSQQWRNYEQAALQRHLESLSPEELSKLQAEVDREKAQAKIETAPAAASDSTPDATPSIPDSAPPVPDSKA; this is encoded by the coding sequence GACGAATTGATGCCATCGGAATCGGACTCGGATTGCTCCTGGGGGGTGGGGTCTTGTACCTGGTTTTCCAACAACTGGGCTATGACAGCATTAATGCCGGTCTCTGGAGCCAGGGGCTATTGGTGGTGGGGCTGTTGGGTTGGGTGGGCACCTATTTGTTTCGGGTTGCCACCCAGACCATGACCTATAGCCAACAGTGGCGCAACTATGAACAGGCTGCTCTCCAGCGCCATCTAGAGTCCCTTTCCCCGGAAGAACTCAGTAAACTTCAGGCGGAAGTAGACCGAGAAAAGGCTCAAGCAAAAATCGAGACTGCCCCCGCAGCAGCCAGCGACTCTACTCCAGACGCTACTCCCTCTATCCCAGACTCTGCCCCCCCTGTCCCAGACTCCAAGGCGTAA